TTAAACTTGCCAAGTGCGCAGGCTCAGCCTGGGAAACGCCGATGTTTGCAGACACAGTAGCGCACGTCTGCACGGAGTGTGAGGGAGGCACGCGCGCCCTTTTAtagtcggtgtgtgtgtgtaggtgtgtctgtCGGTGTGTACGTGTATGGGTAGTGCTCATgcgtgtacatgtgtgaatgatcgCGCGTGGAAATCTCACATAAAAGTAGATGAAATGCCTTGTGTACATACAAATGTGAAATTTCTAGTCGTGTGTATCTATGTGGCAGGGTGTAGAtacgagtgtttgtgtgtggtgagcatgagagagaatgtgtgtgcttCTTGAAACGGCAGACATCACCAGCGACTCTCGCTGTACTGACCTCTCACCTCACGCCATAAAAACATGTTCAGTCTCTACCACTCATCATCACACCGGCTAGTCGACCCCAagcactaacaaacaaacaaaaaagttgttGACATCTGAGCGGGTCTTTAAAAATCGGAACGTTTTCTTGTGTACTGTTTCTACTAACGGTTTCCCTTCACAgccatttcttttcattttctggtcGTTATAACAACAATGTGACGGACAACATCTTGTGGTCATTACATCATTCACTGGCCAGTCACATGTCCTTTCTTGCCGCCTGGTGAGATGAAGATGCCAGTCAGTCTCAAATCATTCAGCCTGCCTGTAGATACCTTCTCAAGGAGCTCATGCGGTCAGCCAAGTGAGCCAAGACAGAAAATTTATgtagctgtcacgtgactgaaagTAAGACCAGATTATATTTTCACTGATTTCAACGCATACTTAACAAACTTAAAGTTGTGAGAAACATGGCGGCTCTTATCTCTATTAGTCATCGCATGAAAATATTACATGAAGAGGTGGGCGCTGTCCTCAAATGAGACAAGGTTTAATTAAGAGATAATTATTTGTCACTGTGACAATAACAGTCTGACAGCTGTTTGTCTTGTTAGGACACAGACCTGGAAGTTCTAGTAAACAAGAGACTTCACCTGGACTTCAGaattttttatgacattttgtaaaatgagTACAGCTAATGTTCAGATGAACTTTTCTGTACAACCATCAGGTTTTAGAAATGGAAACCTGGTTGTTAGCGAACACAACTGGCTGTGACTACACCAGATAAGTAACTGGACATTGTTCAAATCTTCCAGAGTTTTTAAAACCTGAACTGGCTGTTgatttttctcaaatttatCATAAGTACCGGTTAGTTCCACCAATTATCATTTCAAATTTGACACATGAAAAATACTTTGTATGCACAACTCACATCAACTAAACAACATTTGAAGTAGAGTTagtgaattaaaaatatacttacatGGATTACTTGTCTCGTTGtgatttttatgctttgtttttctctaatTTCACCGGCTACtgttctgtaatatttattgGTCTGCAAGCACACATTAGGCACAAACGAAGTCTGGAGTGTGGACGTTGAGTAGTAGGTAGGCTTATTTGTGGGGACAGTCACGTGTGCTTTACACGCGCACGGTGGCTGGCCGCATGTTGCAGGTGACTTGGCGAGTCGTTCTTGCGTGACATTGGTTGTAATAAACCTTGAGTTCTGCACGACATTGCAGAGttgcttttgtttatgtgtgtgtgtgagagcgtgcgcatctatgcatgtgtatgtgagtgcgtgtgtatCTTATGAAAAATTCGCACAGTTTAATGGTTTTGAGGCCATGTTAAAGTAGAAGATGATTCAAGTCTTCtcttttattaacaaatatttgtctttacCTTTcctaaagtataaaaaaaaaaaaaaaaaaaaaatgagaggagAGGTAGTTTCCCAGACCTTGCCTTGAGCGAGCTTCGAACTGACCACGACACTGCAAGGCAGATAACCCCGCCACGAACATTTCGCGAGGTAATGAGCAGTTAAGTGCCCTtccttgttgatgctgatgcCATCTTATCGGAAAGTAGCTGCCGTTCGTTTGATCACCTTAAAACACAATTAGCTGAATGAAATACTGTGTTATCTATACAAGGGGAGATAACCAGCTACCATGCCCAGTTAATAACACAGGGAAGGGAGATCGTAGCGGGATTCCCTTGTCTTGCCTCCCTTGCCCACCGCCTTCCCAGTCCTAGCCTATCTCCAGTTCGACGAACCAGAGAAAAGATCTCAAGCTTGGTCAATTAAGAACCATTCCAGGAATGTTGAACTTTCGATACTTTAGTTCTAGAATTTGTCGTGACATTtgaactccccccccccacttctctctctctcatgctaCCAAATCAACTTACACTGAgatatttgtttgttaaaggCTTTAATACTCTTGTTACTCTAGTTGAAACATCTACTGAATGGCATGGTATGTACAACTGTATCTAAATATAGACAACAAGCCACTTATTTTAATGGATAGGGCTCCTATAACCTTCTTACTTCAATAAAGTTTAATTCATAAACACGTTTACACATATCCTTGTGATCTCATATACATGCCATCTTAACATGTGGTCTATCCACAAGTCTTTGTCTCTCAGGCAGGCAATGCACTCAGATGTCTGCACGTGCCCATCCCTAGCAGCACATTACTACTATTACAACTGTTTGCTTTGGAAGTAAGCCAGTGGGTGTCCGTAGCTACTCggagtgtgtgagagacagagagagagagagtttaccCGGGGTGTGTGACCTCGGGGCGCCGTGAAGTGAGTTGTGAAATAACCACTGCAGCTTGCGTGAGGTTGATTGAAGGGTGCAAGGGGTTGGGGTTGTGGTTGGAAGTTCGTGGGGCTGACCCTGTAACAGGACAATTTCCTAAGATTTGAAGGAGTGCTTTGAATGACAGTCGTGCACTGCAAGTCAAAGAATGCACTGTTAAAGTGCTTAGACAATGTTTAGTTGTATGTGTAGTGTATTCTGTgctaattcttttattttgcaaaaaacatacacaccaagcgcgcgcacacacacactatgctTACCTCCACAAGCACTACACGGCAAGGGGCACACCTGTGCACCAAGTCAGGTGTTAAGAGATGCGGTCTCCTAGGAAACAAGGTAGAAGCAGCTGGCTTTCTTGCAGTCAAGGAACCCGCGAGCAAGCCACAAATAATCTGTCTTGGTCTTTCGCACGAGGCGGTGCGGAACCACCAGACCTCAGTGCCAACAAGTGAAGCATCACTGACACAAGCACGTGACAGAGACTGAGTTGCGTTACCATTGGAAGCCAACAAATAAACTTCTAGTAGTCTctgcacccacccacccatccaagAAACTTTTGTAACCAAGAAAAGGATATTAGGGATACACCTGGTGTTACTAAGGCCCCTTATGGCAGTCAGCCCATGTCTATGCCTTTTGAAGCCCGTGATTGGCGCAAACGTGTTCATCCGTacaagtgtgtgcgtgtgtgggggaggggagggcagGGAGGGGAAGGGACAGGTAGTCTAGTCGCACCTTTCCAGACGGAGCAGACGACTGCTCTAGAACCCATTCACTTGCCAGGCCGACCACTCACGGACAAACGTACATTTATACATACTGCAGTGGAGACAGCGTGGACAGTGAGCATTTAGAGGAAATACCACAGtatgtacagtatatatatatacagtgtatacattattttgcattttcttgaaatgttttttcatcCTTAATGCTTTTACCTCCAGCATTTTGAGTGACAATGTAACTTTTCTTTCACTCCTTTGTTCAGTCTTTTCGGTTTTTCTGATTTCGTCTGCTTTGCAtttttctaagttttttttaaaggtaaatcGTACTTTACAGAACTTCGCAAATATCTCAAGGACCGGCAACTAATGTCCTTGTCGACATCGAGTAGTAGGTAAAGCTTATTAGTTATTGGCACAGACATGTGGTTTTACATGCTGACATGCCGGATATTGCAGATGACTTACAGACCTGATTAAACAATTCTTTAGGACAGCTGACCCGCTTTCTAAAAAAAGTAGGCAGATCAGTGGAACCGAAAATAAACgaagaacattttttgtgtgaagaaaacTTTCAACATTACTTATAATAAGGCCACAACATTACTTAATTATGCTGTCTGCCTATTCATCTCTTTGTCTGCCTATCTGCTTGtttacttctctttctctctgtctgctcCCCAAATAACGACTATTTCTATTAATATTCAACTTTGACGAATGTCACAGATCGAACCATATTGAGGGTCCTTTGTTGTACAGTTATATCAAAAGTCAGATTGAGACTTGATAAGTTTACGGTTCAGTGATCTTTGAGCTACCATGGCAGAAGCCACAACTGTCAAGAGTGCGTTGCTATTCAACTAACCGTCAGAGACAGGTAAACAAGACAAACTGGGTCAGTGTGCACTTTCAACTCTGACCTGCAGGTTCAACATGTGGCACGTCTTTCTCGCTTTACGCAAGACTGCTGTTGCTATCGACTCTGGAATAAATTGTTGAGAAGCAACTTTACTCCAGCCACAAGTTTACAGATAAACATTTAGCGAGGACaccatgcgtgcgtgtgtatgtgcgtgtgtagaCCGCAGCCTGCTTCCTCCCGCCAAACCTCTGTTTTGTCAAAGCATTGACTGAACTATCATCTAATAGAAAGTATCTTTAAGGTAAAAATGTGTTATCGTCATTTCAGGCTACCTTTGCATCATGGGAGTGACCTCATCTACTAGCAAAAaggtaaaacattaaaaattgatAATACAGTCTCATAATCTAATTACatgtaatataatttatatatttgtcaTAAGCGCCTTTATCGATAAGTTTgtaagcattattattattgttgttgctattgtgGTATGTAGGATGACAGCAAAATTAAAGTTTCTGACTGTTCGGGTATGAAGGTATGAGGGAGGTGGTGCCAGCCTGGGTGTACACAGTGGTGGTCCCACCCGAGTACGCTTCTGACCACGTCTCGGCCTGTGCGGAAGGGATGACTGTCGTCGGCCCCAACAGCGTCCAGAGGGTCAACCAAAGTTCTCTGGAGACTGACGCCTTCCGGTGGAGTCGAGGGTTTACATCAGGTTGGGATTTTTATATCCTTGGtttgataaaaattaaacagaaaatgaaagccTGAGCAAACATAACAGATGGACAGgcaaacaaatgtaaatttGTATTCGTGATGTAAAAGCAAAAACTTGTGGCCAATCAGAGAGTAAAATCGTTCTGCAATCGACATTCAAGAACAATTTTGCATCCAATAACATTTTACTCAAACTGCAAATCGGGTCCTTCCTACCTTTGTACAAGAAGCAACACATTCCTCTGCTATTAATGTCATACATATTTCATCTGTTATGTAAAAACGAGTATTTTTGAGAAACGACGTTTCAGATAGCAGAAGGACCATTTCTTTATAAACGCATGCAATATTTTCATGCATGACATGATCTGGGTAAACTTGATGTTTTTCAGGTAAACACACTTTCGAGATTCACTTTCCGAAAGAGCTGCGTGGTCAGTGCGCCTCGGTGGGCGTGGGGCTGGACTCCGCGGCGTTGCATTCCAAGGGGCGCGTGGCGCTGGTAGGAAACAACAAGTCCTCCTGGGGACTCGACCTGTGCGCCCGCCGCACCTTCCACGCTGGCGCGATGGTGAAGAAGTATCCCCAGACACAGGTGAGCACTCGGACAAATAGTCTTCGTCAAGAGtcgaaagcaaaacaaaaccattcatAAGCATTTGGAAGAGTGGTTTTGGCGAGGAGTTTGAGACAGACATGTATTTCCAAAGAATGGATTTTAGTCATGAGTAGGGGACAGAAACAGTGCCAGCATGGTCGGTTGGAGAGGTGGTAGCAGAAAACACAGAGTAACGTATGTTAATGTTGTAAAAGGTATTCATGTAATGTAGGTTGTAAATCACACTGTTATGTATGTTATAACAGAAATTCTGTAATGTATGTCGTTAAACATGTCTGTACTCAATGtcattacaaacatttctgtgtTCAATGTGTCATAGGAATTCCTCCCAGACAAGTTCTACATGTACGTGGACGCAGATGCACTCCAGGTGCAGTTCGGATCCGACGGCCAATACTATGGTACCGCCATCAACGGCCTGCCACCGGGCAAACCGCTGTACCCCATGGTGTCCGCATCCTACCCTGGAGCCGTCATCACGATGTATTACAGGGGCCAAGCCAACGTCGTCATCGTGACACCTGTTCCCCAGCAACCAGTTGTGATGGCGGTCCCTGTCTTCGtcccacaaccacaaccacttCCACCACCTTACACGGCGGGTGGTCCAGCGGTCTCTGCCCAACCCCCACCAGCCTCCGAAGCGCCCCCtatagagaaaaaagaacaagcaaTATGAAGTTGCAAGCATGCGCAGAAACTGCATCCGGGTGTCTGCAGAGGGATCGatcaaaatcattttacatatttacGCTAAATATTTGGTTTAAAAAGGACATCATGGTTCTAGGATTTATTAtaaaaacgcacacacacacatgcacacacacacacaagtgcacacacacacacacatgcacgtgcacataGTTGAAAATTAAGAGTTGAGAAAGGGGCAGCAACTTATGAAAACGGATTCTGAGTTGTGGGTGAGGGTTGGATGAGGAAGAAAAGTGGGAAGACAAAGaacagggagggagggagggagggagggagggagggatggtGGCTGACAGCACAAATAACTTGTGATTATGCTGTCATCAGGGACATCACCAACTGTTAATTGTCGGATCACATGGCAGTGTACACTTCACACGTAcaaactttaaagtttaaactatTGCTGTCGCTGTTGTGCTTGAGTTCCACCGTGCAGACTGCAAACTAGTAATACACTTATCATCTACAAAATAAGTCTCTAAATGACTGACATCTCCAGAAGCTCAAAGTGAATATTTGTTACTGACCGGCCCATAGATACGTCACACGTGGCTGGTCaggtgcagcagcagcaacaacaacacatttaaACCCGTAGTGACTAACTTGAGACAAAAGTATGTTGGACAAAAATGTGCCTCGTGCACTGTGTGATATTGACTGTACTCATATGGCGATCATCATGATAGTGATATCACTTCTCAGTATTAACcacatttgttatttgttttgccaaagtattgatatatatttttaaagaaacctgATATTTTTTCTATCGTCTAAGCTTCTAAATTGTGTATAAATGTTTGAGTGAGATTATGTTTTTCCTGATCAGCTTTGTCAATGTCGTATCTTTTAAGAACCGTCTCTGCTGCGATATGtcttaatataattttataaaattatattagcaAGTATAAATCGTCTTTTCTGAAGATATTAGCGAGTGATTATAGTACCAGACTGAGATTAGTGGCACGCACACTATGCGCAGTGCACACCCACCAGATGACGCACCTGTTAAACGGGTACCTGGCTCTGTTTACAGACTGGAAGGGTAGATATGTAGAGAGAACGATGGACCCCGAGATAGCTGCGGTCTCTGAAACCAAAGGAGTCAGGCCCCGGCGTGTTCACTCGCTGTTCGTAGAGGATTCCTGCTGTTGTGCTTGACATGAATGTTTGTCTAACAACTTCTTATACATTTCTTAGAGGGGATGAATATATACTGCATATGCAAACACGCCAACACAGGAGTGGGGCAGGTCAAATATGTGCTACATGTGAAATAGATAAGAGCGATCTTTGGTCCAGAATAGTTTGTGCAAGTTGACATACCCTCCATTTACTTTCtgcataaaaaacaacaacacaatacaaCTTTGTTAATCCACGAGGGCAACTCCAGATAACACAACTGACTCTAGAGGTGCTTCTGACCCACTCTACAGCAGAGTGTATAGCACTTCATCACCGGTAGTTGTTTGATAAAACCAGAGGCTGAGGCTGGTGAATAAGCGCCGGTCCTTGTTAGTTGCTACAGTTAAGACAACGGTTCAACCTAGAGGGACGAGAGAAGTCCCGGGGTGACACGCGGCAGGACCAAGGAAGGACGCCACGAGGAAGACACGTGACTGACACAGGAcggtgccagagtctctgcgcGAGAGAAAGAAGGCCGCGACGATCGACGGAGGGACATCAACTGATCCTCAGACGTCGACGACATCGGAGGGCTCAATCACGTGGCAAGagactttgtgtgtgagagataagCAGTGAGTGTGTTATGTGAAGTAGTCTACTGTGTGTGTAGTTAGATTAATGTTAGTGAAGTAGTGGCTGACGATATCTGGACTAGGGGTAGAATACGGGACACCTAGAAAACGaccatatttttatattttgaaattgaagtatttttctgtatatgtTTGAAtactctcgatgattaataactttctataatacaataaattgcttgagttgtttattggggCTATGTGTGCTGGGGGCTTGAGTCAATTAAAAGTGTAATAAGCATTTTAGTGTAAGTGCACGTGGTAGATGTCGGCGTGAgtggtagaggtgtcgagagtgtgatcagccgAGGCGACGGAAAtcacaacctctgaccatctccaCGGGCTCTATCGCCAGAGTTTACGACAGTTAGTGACCCCAGGCCTCCTCAGCCTAGTACGAGATGATgaccagtagagtttatcacgtgaatgaatgagttgcgggACGATCGTGCACCTgcaagagtgagaactcacataCCAACACATAATCAGAAGTAGTAAGAGTGAGAACATACATTCCAATACGAGGATGCGTGATGCTGGataaggatttgctgatgacacaagGCTGGCaagtccctctgcctggttcTGGTGATCTTGGAATAGATattacaagggagacaagactgttcctgttatGAGAGGCTGttgaaccaagagatgaaacaagtgatgagactttcaatgaaggactgatagaactgagtaaggatgacagagctgacagagaaataTTTGAGTTTCGGAAGGACGTACTCGCCTCAAGAGATGTTTGACAGTGGACTGGGTAATCACTAACCCTTGTTCaaccttttctttgtctccctAATGGCCTCACGCACCTCCATGCTTGctactttattttaatcatgtgCAGTTCCGCTATAGACAGCGAGGTCAGGAAAAGCTCAATTCGGAAATGAGTTGTTACTCAACGGCGAGCACCTGGTCGGCATCCTTAATTTTGCTATGAGAACATTGTGGAGAATAATATTTGATTACACGAAGTTAGTTCCGTACCTGAACTTGCATAAGGACGATATATTATGACGATCATTATGAGGGACATATAAGAGATGAGGTGAGTTTACAGGTAACTGGTTCTTTCTCAGTGTGACTGAAGGAGGAGGATTTACGTAAgctcacatgtgtgtgtgtgtgttgtatataaagagaaagagatgcttttaatatatttatttatcgcAGTAGTGCTATTGACTGTAAATATAACTAGGTAAACACGTTTCTAACTCAATGTATCTTCATCCATGCTTCTGCGGCAACTTTAATAAgtttaataagtaaataataagtaaatatgaAGTTAGTCAAATTTTGTGCAAATGTTTGGCCCTCACATATCAACAACCTCTGATTTGTTTTGCCATTTACTTTTAGTTGCATTTACAACtgcttttttaatgtattattttagaAGTATGACGTCATTTAGAACTGCTTTCTTCATGTACTATTTTAGGAGTATGACGTCATTTAGAACTGCTTTCTTCATGTACTATTTTAGGAGTATGACGTCGTCAAAGCCAGTGCTACACATCGCCGAGTGGGAGCCAAAATATATCATAGAGACACTTCACCAGCTTGCGCCAGACTTGGCCATCAGAAGAATTCCAGTTCCAGATTTCTGTAAGAAAATATCAGATGATGTAATGTTCTCTTacatcagtgatgcccaacctttttcggcctgcgggccatatccatttcggacagccgtgtcgcgggccacttcgccgcaaaaatacaaaaaggaaaaaaaaatagagcagataccattttttattagaaacaagttgtatttaccattaattatgtagtaactagtgggatatttgaagttgatttcccgaaaccaacttctgaatgtccggcctcatcgtagagacaccaattcggagcactgaatcgaaatgttcgtccatcgcaaaaaaaaaaaacaacaaaaaaaaaacaaaaaaacaaacaaaaaaaaaacaaaaaaaaaaagattgggagacgcccctacgtggggataaatactccttcttcctttttttcgttattttttaaggtcttcttttattactaacatgccgatttcctgcactgtgggcagaagtttcgcgggccggatggcaccgcgtcgcgggccggatatggcccgcgggccgtaggttgtgcatccctgtctTACATAAGTGGCACAACGTGCAACAAGTTAAAATTAAGTATCATGTATCAGGCTTATTTGGATGGATATGACTTGTTTATTGAGGTCATCTGCcaacatgcatgtacacaacaACGCAAGAATACGAATTAAAGTAAAAGTTAAATTAATTAAGAACTTATCTGGATAAAAAGTCTAGTTTAAAAGactttaatttgaaaaatattcctATGAAGAAAAACATAGTTCTTAGGCTAAACCTAAAACAAATGTGCTGCTTTAATGTACATCATCAACTGATGCTTTCAGTTACGATGTAATATTGAACTAAGGTCTGAAACAACGGTGTCGGGTGACTCTCTTAATGTGAACTAAAGATCACAACGAATATCAGAAGATGCTGCCATGTCCACACATGGTCAGTTTTATTGGatcatcatttccttttttcagatTCAATATGTCAACCAGAAGACATTGGCAACCCAGAAGAAATTGAACTACTAGTCTgttctcctttctttttgatTAAACTGACTGAAGCCGGAATCCATTTGCCTAACCTCCGGTGGGTGCACAGCGTGGCGGCAGGTACGTGCACAGTAGTCTCTGTCACGTACAATAAATCCATTTCTTTGGGGTTGTCTGGTCCTTAGCATGTTACTGGCTAGGAACCACGTATATCAGGAGGAGGAACTTGGTAACCAAACGCAgcaagacaagaagaaagatgttttcGCTCGTCCCTGGAGGCAGCTCCAGTTTGTATAACGTCTGTCCCTAGTGGAGGCGTCAATGACTTTTTTCAGATGCTAATATATAGCTGATTGGATCAGTTTAACATCAGGCTCCAGTGACTGTAGTTAATAATCAGTATCAATATCAAGTGTGAACAGTATAAAAGCGAAATTGTGCCGTACTATAAAcgattttattcttctgttgaCAACTAAATTTGGAAAAAGAAACTATTGTAAGGGGTATATATTGAATAGCATATCAAAGAGTTATCCTTACAACAAGCATGAATTAAAGCCCTTTTGATGGCCTACAGGTAGGTAAAAAGTgctgacagaaaatgtttacaaatatacgTTTCACCCATTCTTGAACACTTCTTTGCAGGTTTAGACAAGATAAAGGGCTATTTCAAAGAAACTAAAGTAAGTAAATTCATCGCCTTTTCTGTGAAATCTTTTAGAATAATCATTATTTGTATTGTCGTTGTTATCGCTTACAG
The Pomacea canaliculata isolate SZHN2017 linkage group LG2, ASM307304v1, whole genome shotgun sequence genome window above contains:
- the LOC112557216 gene encoding SPRY domain-containing SOCS box protein 1-like isoform X1 encodes the protein MGVTSSTSKKGMREVVPAWVYTVVVPPEYASDHVSACAEGMTVVGPNSVQRVNQSSLETDAFRWSRGFTSGKHTFEIHFPKELRGQCASVGVGLDSAALHSKGRVALVGNNKSSWGLDLCARRTFHAGAMVKKYPQTQEFLPDKFYMYVDADALQVQFGSDGQYYGTAINGLPPGKPLYPMVSASYPGAVITMYYRGQANVVIVTPVPQQPVVMAVPVFVPQPQPLPPPYTAGGPAVSAQPPPASEAPPIEKKEQAI
- the LOC112557216 gene encoding SPRY domain-containing SOCS box protein 1-like isoform X2; its protein translation is MREVVPAWVYTVVVPPEYASDHVSACAEGMTVVGPNSVQRVNQSSLETDAFRWSRGFTSGKHTFEIHFPKELRGQCASVGVGLDSAALHSKGRVALVGNNKSSWGLDLCARRTFHAGAMVKKYPQTQEFLPDKFYMYVDADALQVQFGSDGQYYGTAINGLPPGKPLYPMVSASYPGAVITMYYRGQANVVIVTPVPQQPVVMAVPVFVPQPQPLPPPYTAGGPAVSAQPPPASEAPPIEKKEQAI